The Mycobacterium seoulense genome has a window encoding:
- a CDS encoding NifU family protein gives MVDRPQILDDSAARWRTAGDRIQILLDSCAAGGAAAQERARELVREVVGLYGAGLERIMLLVQDGPGPGLAERLATDDLVASLLLVHGLHPHDLHRRVSDALDRVRPYLGSHGGDVDLIGVDGDTVRLAFTGSCKSCPSSAVTLELAVQDAVRAAAPEVSSIEVVPADPATAGVIPAESLLTHLHSNGPGTWYGIPGLAELSPGEVAGYQVDGTALLACRVGDRTFAYRDHCPVCDDTLAGAALRDSLLECPRCGSLFDAVHAGAGVNAAAHLDPLPLLARDGVLSVALRPETMGAPA, from the coding sequence ATGGTGGATCGCCCGCAAATCCTTGACGACAGTGCGGCGCGTTGGCGCACGGCGGGCGATCGGATCCAGATCCTGCTGGATTCCTGCGCGGCGGGCGGCGCGGCCGCGCAGGAACGCGCGAGGGAGTTGGTCCGCGAGGTGGTCGGGCTCTACGGGGCCGGGCTGGAGCGGATCATGCTGTTGGTTCAGGACGGACCAGGCCCCGGCCTGGCCGAGCGGCTGGCCACCGACGACCTGGTGGCCAGCCTGCTCCTTGTCCACGGCCTGCACCCGCACGACCTGCACCGCCGGGTGTCCGACGCGCTCGACCGGGTGCGGCCCTACCTGGGCTCGCACGGCGGGGATGTCGACCTGATCGGCGTCGACGGCGACACGGTGCGGTTGGCGTTCACCGGCAGTTGCAAGAGCTGTCCGTCGTCGGCGGTGACGCTGGAACTGGCGGTGCAGGACGCGGTCCGCGCGGCGGCGCCCGAGGTCTCGTCGATCGAGGTGGTGCCCGCCGACCCCGCCACCGCGGGCGTCATCCCGGCCGAATCCCTGCTGACACACCTGCATTCGAACGGCCCCGGCACCTGGTATGGAATTCCCGGGCTGGCCGAGCTGTCGCCCGGCGAGGTCGCGGGCTATCAGGTCGACGGAACGGCGCTGCTGGCCTGCCGCGTCGGCGACCGAACCTTCGCCTACCGGGACCACTGCCCCGTCTGTGACGACACGCTCGCCGGTGCGGCGCTGCGGGACTCGCTACTCGAATGCCCCCGCTGCGGATCACTGTTCGACGCGGTGCACGCCGGCGCCGGGGTGAACGCGGCGGCGCACCTGGATCCCCTGCCGCTGTTGGCGCGCGACGGCGTGCTGTCGGTGGCGTTGCGGCCCGAGACGATGGGCGCCCCGGCATGA
- a CDS encoding NADH-quinone oxidoreductase subunit B family protein codes for MPTEAAVKAEETLIHVLWINAGLSCDGDSVALTAATQPSVEEIALGALPGLPKVAVHWPLIDFECGPNGGADDFLSWFFKADRGELEPFVLVVEGSIPNEKIKDEGYWCGFGNDPATGQPMTTSEWLDRLSPKATAIVAVGTCATYGGIHAMAGNPTGAMGVPDYLGWDWKSKAGIPIVCVPGCPIHPDNLSETLTYLLYMATGQAPMIPLDDALRPTWLFGATVHEGCDRAGYYEQGDFATEYGSPKCIVKLGCWGPVVKCNVPKRGWINGVGGCPNVGGICIGCTMPGFPDKFMPFMDEPPGGKFSSAASGLYGTVIRNLRGITARTVDKEPRWRHSGNQLTTGARRTW; via the coding sequence ATGCCAACAGAAGCAGCAGTCAAAGCGGAAGAAACATTGATTCATGTTCTATGGATCAATGCTGGGCTCAGTTGCGACGGCGATTCGGTGGCGTTGACTGCCGCCACCCAACCCAGCGTCGAGGAGATCGCCTTGGGCGCTCTGCCGGGGCTGCCGAAGGTCGCCGTGCACTGGCCGCTCATCGATTTCGAGTGCGGACCCAACGGGGGGGCGGACGACTTCCTGTCCTGGTTCTTCAAAGCCGATCGCGGAGAGCTGGAACCCTTCGTGCTCGTCGTCGAAGGATCCATCCCCAACGAGAAGATCAAGGACGAGGGCTACTGGTGCGGGTTCGGCAACGACCCGGCCACCGGCCAGCCGATGACCACCAGCGAGTGGCTCGACCGGCTGTCGCCCAAGGCCACCGCGATCGTCGCGGTCGGGACCTGCGCCACCTACGGCGGCATCCACGCCATGGCCGGCAACCCGACGGGGGCGATGGGGGTACCCGACTACCTCGGCTGGGACTGGAAGAGCAAGGCCGGCATCCCGATCGTGTGTGTGCCCGGCTGCCCGATCCATCCCGACAACCTGTCGGAGACGCTGACCTATCTGCTCTACATGGCGACCGGCCAGGCGCCGATGATTCCCCTCGACGACGCGCTGCGTCCCACGTGGTTGTTCGGCGCGACCGTCCACGAAGGCTGTGACCGGGCGGGCTACTACGAGCAGGGCGACTTCGCCACCGAATACGGATCACCGAAATGCATTGTCAAGCTTGGCTGTTGGGGCCCAGTGGTCAAATGCAACGTGCCCAAGCGGGGATGGATCAACGGTGTCGGCGGCTGCCCCAACGTGGGCGGGATCTGCATCGGATGCACGATGCCGGGCTTCCCCGACAAGTTCATGCCGTTCATGGACGAACCGCCGGGGGGCAAGTTCTCCAGCGCCGCATCGGGCCTGTACGGCACCGTGATTCGCAATTTGAGGGGTATCACGGCGCGCACCGTCGACAAGGAACCGCGGTGGCGCCACAGCGGTAACCAACTCACCACCGGGGCGCGCCGCACCTGGTAG